One window from the genome of Rhodopseudomonas sp. P2A-2r encodes:
- a CDS encoding lipocalin-like domain-containing protein — protein sequence MNDSPRITRRGFAGGLALLGLGAPRAGAQGFAGLGRDAGGFAAVVPGKALSFPADHGPHPDYRIEWWYLTANLNDANGAAYGVQWTLFRQAMAAGTQAEGWANPQIWMGHAAVTSAGTHRSSETLARGGIGQAGATAQPFRAWIDAWEMRGLDGMSDASLAPLAVTASGADFSYALRLDADRPLVLQGDGGYSRKSERGQASYYYSQPWFRAAGSLTIDDRTIDVSGQAWMDREYSSQPLASDQTGWDWFSLHLSSGEKLMLFRLRQASGANYFSGNWITPDGRSEQIASTAIAMTPTATTEVAGRKLPTSWRIVVASRGVAIDTAPLNPMSWMATSFAYWEGPIALRGSHSGVGYLEMTGY from the coding sequence ATGAACGATAGCCCCCGAATCACGCGCCGTGGCTTTGCCGGCGGCCTTGCACTCCTCGGCCTCGGCGCGCCGCGCGCGGGGGCACAGGGCTTTGCCGGCCTCGGCCGCGACGCCGGAGGATTCGCGGCGGTGGTGCCGGGCAAGGCCCTGTCATTTCCCGCCGACCACGGCCCGCATCCGGACTATCGCATCGAGTGGTGGTACCTCACCGCGAATCTCAACGACGCCAACGGCGCCGCCTATGGCGTGCAGTGGACACTGTTCCGGCAGGCGATGGCCGCGGGCACGCAAGCGGAGGGCTGGGCCAATCCGCAGATCTGGATGGGGCACGCGGCGGTGACATCGGCCGGCACCCACCGGTCGAGCGAGACACTTGCCCGCGGCGGTATCGGCCAGGCAGGCGCGACGGCACAGCCGTTTCGCGCCTGGATCGATGCCTGGGAGATGCGCGGACTGGACGGCATGTCCGACGCAAGTCTAGCACCGCTGGCGGTCACGGCGTCGGGCGCCGACTTCAGCTACGCGTTGCGGCTCGACGCGGATCGTCCCCTGGTGCTGCAGGGTGACGGCGGCTACAGCAGGAAATCCGAGCGTGGGCAGGCTTCGTATTACTACAGCCAGCCGTGGTTCAGGGCCGCGGGCAGCTTGACGATCGACGACCGGACCATCGACGTCAGCGGACAGGCATGGATGGACCGTGAGTATTCGAGCCAGCCGCTGGCCTCCGACCAGACCGGCTGGGACTGGTTCTCGCTGCATCTTTCGTCCGGCGAAAAACTGATGCTGTTCCGGCTGCGGCAGGCGAGCGGCGCAAACTACTTTTCCGGCAACTGGATCACGCCCGATGGCCGCTCCGAGCAGATCGCCTCAACGGCCATCGCCATGACGCCAACGGCCACCACCGAGGTCGCCGGCCGCAAGCTACCGACATCGTGGCGCATCGTCGTTGCATCGCGCGGCGTCGCGATCGACACCGCGCCGCTCAATCCGATGAGCTGGATGGCGACGAGCTTTGCCTATTGGGAAGGACCGATCGCGTTGCGCGGCAGCCATAGCGGCGTCGGCTATCTGGAGATGACGGGGTATTAA
- a CDS encoding ABC transporter substrate-binding protein produces the protein MKRTTSKWLMAAAFAAGALASAGAKAQSIPTIKVGWTIPAEESKYWMMKRPTEFSNLGKVYNIEWTQFQGTSPMTQALAAGALDCATQGVLSLANGVNGGNLKAYIVAQHVSEKPGSFSVYWAVKDDSPIKTIADLKGKNVGISVIGGGTYGPFKMLLKGAGVDPEKDIKLVEIGFAASEDALRQGRVDAINMNQPFAARMEAKGGTRKLFSLNEAMPNIVHILEACRADFVDKNPEIAKAYVSDITLGMKKALANRDETLKVVNEVMKAPIPVLETYLLKDNDFARDPGAAPNFPAMQKMLDIYTEAGMLPKMDAMQWKHPTIVAPIQ, from the coding sequence ATGAAGCGGACGACATCGAAATGGTTGATGGCTGCGGCATTTGCTGCAGGTGCGCTGGCCAGCGCAGGTGCGAAGGCGCAGAGCATTCCGACCATCAAGGTCGGCTGGACGATTCCCGCCGAGGAATCCAAGTACTGGATGATGAAGCGCCCGACCGAGTTCAGCAATCTCGGCAAGGTCTACAATATCGAGTGGACCCAATTCCAGGGCACCTCGCCGATGACCCAGGCGCTGGCCGCGGGCGCACTCGACTGCGCCACGCAGGGCGTGCTGTCGCTGGCCAACGGCGTCAACGGCGGCAACCTGAAAGCCTACATCGTCGCCCAGCACGTCTCGGAAAAGCCGGGCAGCTTCTCGGTGTACTGGGCCGTGAAGGACGACTCGCCGATCAAGACCATCGCCGACCTCAAGGGCAAGAACGTCGGCATCTCCGTCATCGGCGGCGGCACCTACGGGCCGTTCAAGATGCTGCTGAAGGGCGCCGGCGTCGACCCCGAGAAGGACATCAAGCTGGTCGAGATCGGCTTCGCCGCCTCCGAGGACGCGCTGCGCCAGGGCCGCGTCGACGCCATCAACATGAACCAGCCGTTCGCGGCGCGCATGGAAGCCAAGGGCGGCACGCGAAAACTGTTCTCGCTGAACGAGGCGATGCCGAACATCGTGCACATCCTCGAAGCCTGCCGCGCTGATTTCGTCGACAAGAACCCCGAGATCGCCAAGGCCTATGTGTCGGACATCACGCTGGGCATGAAGAAGGCGCTGGCCAACCGCGACGAAACGCTGAAGGTCGTCAACGAGGTTATGAAGGCACCGATCCCGGTGCTGGAGACCTATCTGCTGAAGGATAACGATTTTGCGCGCGATCCCGGCGCCGCACCGAACTTCCCGGCGATGCAGAAGATGCTCGACATCTACACCGAGGCCGGCATGTTGCCGAAGATGGACGCGATGCAGTGGAAGCACCCGACCATCGTGGCACCGATCCAGTAA
- the denD gene encoding D-erythronate dehydrogenase, with product MKVLVIGAAGMIGRKLCERLLKDGRIGDADIADLVMADAVAGDFGADASFARHIVVDLASPEAPAKLLASRPDVIFHLAAIVSGEAEQNFDKGYAVNLDGTRALFEAIRAKESYTPRLVYTSSIAVFGAPYIGPIADDFFHTPLSSYGTQKAICELLLADYSRRGFFDGIGIRLPNICVRPGKPNAASSGFFSSIIREPLAGREAILPVDHSVAQTHASPRATVGFLLHAATLDSARLGARRSVMMPGVPATVGQQIAALRHVAGDAVVSRIRHVPDPAVMAMVAGWPGTFETPRALSLGFRADDSFESIIHSHIEDDLGGAFVG from the coding sequence ATGAAGGTATTGGTGATCGGCGCCGCCGGCATGATCGGCCGCAAGCTGTGCGAGCGGCTGCTGAAGGATGGCCGCATTGGCGATGCCGACATTGCCGACCTCGTGATGGCTGACGCCGTTGCCGGCGATTTCGGCGCCGATGCTTCCTTCGCGCGACATATCGTCGTCGATCTGGCATCGCCCGAGGCGCCGGCGAAGCTGCTGGCGTCACGGCCCGATGTGATCTTCCATCTCGCTGCCATCGTGTCCGGCGAGGCCGAGCAGAATTTCGACAAGGGCTATGCCGTCAATCTCGACGGCACCCGCGCGCTGTTCGAGGCGATCCGCGCCAAGGAAAGCTACACTCCGCGCCTGGTCTATACGTCGTCCATCGCGGTGTTCGGCGCGCCCTATATTGGCCCGATCGCCGACGATTTCTTCCACACACCGCTGTCGAGCTACGGCACCCAGAAGGCGATCTGCGAATTGCTGCTGGCGGATTACAGCCGCCGCGGCTTTTTCGATGGCATCGGCATTCGCCTGCCGAACATCTGTGTGCGGCCCGGCAAGCCGAATGCAGCGTCGTCCGGCTTTTTCTCCAGCATCATCCGTGAACCGCTGGCCGGGCGGGAGGCAATCCTGCCGGTCGATCACAGCGTGGCGCAGACCCATGCCAGTCCGCGCGCCACGGTCGGCTTCCTGCTGCATGCGGCGACCCTCGACAGCGCCCGGCTCGGCGCCCGCCGCAGCGTGATGATGCCGGGCGTGCCCGCAACCGTCGGGCAGCAGATCGCAGCGCTGCGTCATGTGGCCGGCGATGCCGTGGTGTCACGCATCCGTCATGTGCCGGATCCCGCTGTCATGGCCATGGTCGCCGGCTGGCCTGGGACCTTTGAGACGCCGCGCGCATTGTCCCTGGGTTTCAGGGCTGACGACAGTTTCGAATCGATTATTCATAGCCATATTGAGGATGACCTCGGCGGTGCCTTCGTCGGCTGA
- a CDS encoding PRC-barrel domain-containing protein has protein sequence MTTEARETVSLIGSDKVEGTAVYGPDGERIGTIERVMIEKVSGRVSYAVLSFGGFLGIGDDFYPLPWPSLKYNVDLGGYQTMVTTDQLNDAPKHRRADDWNWGRGTADIDDYYGVAVR, from the coding sequence ATGACCACAGAAGCGCGCGAGACCGTGAGCCTGATCGGCAGCGACAAGGTGGAGGGAACCGCGGTCTACGGGCCCGATGGCGAGCGAATCGGGACCATCGAGCGGGTGATGATCGAGAAAGTCAGCGGCCGGGTGTCCTATGCGGTGCTGAGCTTCGGCGGCTTCCTGGGCATCGGCGACGATTTCTATCCGCTGCCGTGGCCGTCACTGAAGTACAATGTCGATCTCGGCGGCTACCAGACCATGGTGACAACCGACCAGCTCAACGACGCGCCGAAACATCGCCGAGCCGATGACTGGAACTGGGGTCGCGGCACCGCCGACATCGACGACTACTATGGCGTCGCAGTTCGGTGA
- a CDS encoding NUDIX hydrolase, protein MAREPVVVAAGGIVVKRGASPLIAVVQMRKRADWVLPKGKLDPGEAPRDAAEREVLEETGHAVSVHEFLGTLAYPLGERTKVVHFWRMEADAAPSRKLMKDIAAVEWLPIDSALLRLTRQHEQAFLAQVGPQAIAPDDGAQPLPRPPLAPVAAPAPRDVLQKIWRWLAG, encoded by the coding sequence ATGGCGCGAGAGCCTGTCGTAGTTGCCGCAGGCGGCATTGTCGTAAAGCGGGGCGCGTCGCCACTGATTGCAGTGGTGCAGATGCGCAAGCGCGCCGACTGGGTGCTGCCCAAGGGTAAGCTGGACCCGGGCGAGGCGCCGCGCGATGCGGCCGAACGCGAGGTGCTGGAAGAAACTGGCCATGCGGTGTCGGTGCACGAGTTTCTGGGAACGCTGGCCTACCCGCTCGGCGAACGCACCAAGGTGGTGCACTTCTGGCGTATGGAAGCCGACGCCGCGCCGAGCCGCAAACTGATGAAGGACATTGCTGCCGTCGAATGGTTGCCGATTGACAGCGCGCTGCTGCGGCTCACGCGCCAGCACGAGCAGGCCTTCCTCGCCCAGGTCGGGCCGCAGGCAATTGCGCCGGACGACGGGGCGCAGCCGCTGCCGCGCCCGCCGCTGGCGCCGGTGGCGGCGCCCGCACCGCGCGACGTGCTGCAAAAGATCTGGCGCTGGCTGGCAGGCTAG
- a CDS encoding NAD(P)-dependent oxidoreductase, whose amino-acid sequence MGLPMTRRLLHAGHNVTVWNRSPGKAAALVEAGATAAAKPCDVAAAAEIIFMCLTDASAVEEVVFGADGLASVPGDGKLVVDFSSIHPDAARSIAIRLKAANGMVWIDAPVSGGTKGAEEATLAIMAGGDAADIERVRPYIMAMARGFTHMGPIGAGQTTKLCNQVIVGCAMAVLAEATRLAVNAGIDAKRLPEALAGGFADSIPLQLFVPRMVAGIHSPPLGHIATMLKDLDTVVDVAHDTQTPVPMAALAAQLFRMAAATRGTDADALEIYKLSAPKA is encoded by the coding sequence ATGGGACTGCCGATGACGCGGCGGCTGCTTCATGCCGGCCACAACGTCACGGTGTGGAATCGCTCGCCGGGCAAGGCCGCAGCCCTGGTCGAGGCCGGCGCCACCGCCGCCGCAAAACCCTGTGACGTTGCGGCCGCCGCCGAAATTATCTTCATGTGCCTGACCGACGCGTCGGCGGTGGAGGAAGTGGTGTTTGGCGCCGATGGATTGGCGAGCGTTCCGGGGGACGGAAAACTCGTCGTCGATTTTTCCTCGATCCATCCCGATGCGGCGCGCTCCATCGCGATCCGGCTGAAGGCCGCGAACGGCATGGTGTGGATCGATGCACCGGTGTCCGGCGGCACCAAGGGCGCGGAAGAAGCGACGCTGGCGATCATGGCCGGCGGCGACGCCGCCGACATCGAACGCGTCCGGCCCTATATCATGGCGATGGCCCGCGGCTTCACCCATATGGGTCCGATCGGCGCCGGCCAGACCACAAAACTCTGCAACCAGGTGATCGTCGGCTGTGCCATGGCGGTGCTGGCGGAGGCGACGCGGCTGGCCGTCAATGCCGGCATCGACGCCAAGCGGCTGCCGGAGGCGCTGGCCGGCGGCTTTGCCGATTCGATCCCGCTGCAGCTGTTCGTGCCGCGGATGGTGGCCGGCATCCACTCGCCGCCGCTCGGCCATATCGCGACCATGCTCAAGGACCTAGACACGGTGGTCGACGTCGCCCACGACACGCAGACCCCGGTGCCGATGGCGGCGCTCGCCGCGCAGTTGTTCCGCATGGCCGCTGCGACCCGCGGAACTGACGCCGACGCGCTGGAAATCTACAAGCTGTCGGCGCCGAAAGCATGA
- the htpG gene encoding molecular chaperone HtpG, with product MTTTDIPAAESQPFQAEVAELLHLMVHSVYSETDIFLRELISNASDACDKLRYEAIAQPDLMADGAPLSIRIVPNKAADTLTVVDNGIGMSRQELIDNLGTIARSGTKSFLSRLTEAKDGAGLIGQFGVGFYAAFMVADRITVTSRRAGSEEAFIWSSSGGAGFEIAPASEADAARIGRGTEIVLHLKEDAKKYLAGYEIERVVGAYSDNIQFPIMLQPDAPAADSEPKAEGEDEAKDEEKPDNEPRQINSASALWQRSKSELTPEDYTKAYKSIASAWDEPAMTLHYRAEGRYSYAVLLFAPSAKPFDLFEPQRKGHVKLYVRRVFITADADLLPSYLRFIRGVIDSEDLPLNLSREMLQNNPQLAQIRKAVTTRVIGELESLGDKEPETFAKIWDAFGPVIKEGIYEDFERREKLLALSRFTTTSGEKRSLKQYIADLKPNQTEIYYLVGDSIERLKSNPKLESATARGIEVLLLTDPVDAFWTSGGLDFDGKPLKSLSQGDLNLDLIPVVDEDKKDEPTSETDEAAVIAVIKEALGDRVSDVKVSTRLTTSASCLIAGGFGPDRALERMLAQQNRGAVTKPVLEINMKHPLVAALAKADTAKGGEAADLSMLLLEQAQILDGELPEDPAAFASRLNRLVLRAF from the coding sequence ATGACCACCACCGACATTCCCGCCGCCGAATCCCAGCCGTTCCAGGCCGAAGTCGCCGAATTGCTGCATCTGATGGTGCACTCGGTCTATTCCGAGACCGACATCTTCCTGCGCGAGCTGATTTCCAATGCTTCCGACGCCTGCGACAAGTTGCGTTACGAGGCGATCGCGCAGCCGGATCTGATGGCCGACGGCGCGCCGCTGAGCATCCGGATCGTGCCGAACAAGGCCGCCGACACCCTGACGGTGGTCGATAACGGCATCGGCATGAGCCGCCAGGAACTGATCGACAATCTCGGCACCATCGCCCGTTCCGGCACCAAATCGTTCCTGTCGCGCCTCACCGAGGCCAAGGATGGCGCCGGGCTGATCGGCCAGTTCGGCGTCGGCTTCTATGCCGCCTTCATGGTAGCCGACCGCATCACCGTCACCAGCCGCCGCGCCGGCTCTGAAGAGGCCTTCATCTGGTCGTCGTCCGGCGGTGCCGGGTTCGAGATCGCGCCAGCCAGCGAGGCCGACGCCGCCAGGATCGGCCGCGGCACCGAGATCGTGCTGCATCTGAAAGAGGACGCGAAGAAATATCTCGCAGGGTACGAGATCGAGCGCGTGGTCGGCGCCTATTCCGACAACATCCAGTTTCCGATCATGCTGCAGCCGGACGCCCCGGCAGCCGATTCGGAGCCGAAAGCCGAGGGTGAAGACGAGGCCAAGGACGAAGAAAAGCCCGACAACGAGCCGCGGCAGATCAATTCGGCCAGCGCGCTATGGCAGCGCTCCAAGTCGGAGCTGACGCCGGAGGATTACACCAAGGCCTACAAGTCGATCGCCTCCGCCTGGGACGAACCGGCGATGACCCTGCACTACCGCGCCGAGGGCCGCTATTCCTATGCGGTGCTGCTGTTTGCGCCATCGGCCAAGCCGTTCGACCTGTTCGAGCCGCAGCGCAAGGGCCATGTGAAGCTCTATGTCCGCCGCGTCTTCATCACTGCAGATGCCGACCTGCTGCCATCCTATCTGCGCTTCATCCGCGGGGTGATCGACAGCGAGGACCTGCCGCTCAACCTGTCGCGCGAGATGCTGCAAAACAATCCGCAACTGGCGCAGATCCGCAAGGCGGTCACCACCCGCGTCATAGGCGAGCTGGAAAGCCTCGGTGACAAGGAGCCGGAGACCTTTGCAAAGATCTGGGACGCCTTCGGACCGGTGATCAAGGAAGGCATCTACGAGGATTTCGAGCGCCGCGAAAAGCTGCTGGCGCTGTCGCGTTTCACCACCACGTCGGGCGAGAAGCGCTCGCTGAAGCAATATATCGCCGACCTCAAGCCGAACCAGACCGAGATCTACTATCTGGTCGGCGACAGTATCGAGCGGCTGAAGTCGAATCCGAAACTGGAATCCGCGACCGCCCGCGGCATCGAGGTGCTGCTGCTGACCGATCCGGTCGATGCATTCTGGACCTCGGGCGGCCTCGATTTCGACGGCAAGCCGCTGAAGTCGCTGAGCCAGGGTGACCTCAACCTCGACCTGATCCCTGTCGTTGACGAGGACAAGAAGGACGAGCCGACCTCGGAGACCGACGAGGCTGCCGTCATCGCCGTGATCAAGGAGGCGCTCGGCGATCGCGTCTCCGATGTGAAGGTATCGACCCGCCTCACCACCTCGGCCTCCTGCCTGATCGCCGGCGGCTTCGGACCCGACCGCGCGCTGGAGCGCATGCTGGCGCAGCAGAACCGCGGCGCTGTGACAAAACCGGTGCTCGAGATCAACATGAAGCATCCGCTCGTTGCGGCATTGGCCAAGGCCGACACCGCCAAGGGCGGCGAAGCCGCCGATCTGTCGATGCTGCTGCTGGAGCAGGCGCAGATCCTCGACGGCGAGTTGCCGGAGGATCCCGCGGCCTTCGCCAGCCGCCTGAACCGGCTGGTGCTGCGGGCGTTCTGA
- a CDS encoding methyl-accepting chemotaxis protein: protein MRAITNQPGETETDSDISTLIARLTSEVNQIACEKTKSIQNITNQMKMLALNALIESSRAGVHGAGFAVVAQEVRNVGQLVETIAKELETQLTGRTGSLMQSIDRMTERSRGERMVDLSLNAIELMDRNLYERTCDVRWWATDSAVVDCAAAPDNSTVAHVSERLAVILGAYTVYLDLWLCDLDGNVLASGRGDRFNVRGHNVANTAWFRDARKLRSGDDYVAGDVEKQPLLNNAQVATYCASVREGGKANGRPLGVLAIHFDWEAQARAIVEGVRVGDDRTRVLLVDSNFRVIAASDGEGLLTERIPLQLNGRRSGFYHQSSGAQVAFHATPGYETYKGLGWYGVIVRGA, encoded by the coding sequence ATGCGGGCGATCACAAACCAACCTGGCGAAACGGAAACTGATTCGGACATCTCGACGCTGATCGCGCGGCTGACGTCCGAGGTCAACCAGATCGCCTGCGAGAAGACCAAGTCGATCCAGAACATCACCAACCAGATGAAGATGCTGGCGTTGAATGCGCTGATCGAGAGTTCGCGCGCCGGTGTCCACGGCGCGGGCTTCGCGGTAGTGGCGCAGGAAGTACGCAATGTCGGCCAACTGGTCGAGACCATCGCCAAAGAGCTGGAGACCCAGCTCACCGGACGCACAGGAAGCCTGATGCAATCCATCGACCGCATGACCGAACGGTCGCGCGGCGAGCGCATGGTCGACCTGTCGCTGAACGCCATCGAACTGATGGACCGCAACCTCTATGAGCGCACCTGCGACGTGCGCTGGTGGGCAACCGATTCTGCGGTGGTCGACTGCGCCGCTGCGCCGGATAATTCCACCGTGGCCCATGTCTCGGAGCGCCTTGCGGTGATCCTCGGCGCCTACACCGTGTATCTCGACCTGTGGCTGTGCGATCTCGACGGCAACGTGCTGGCGAGCGGACGCGGCGATCGCTTCAACGTCCGCGGCCATAATGTCGCCAACACAGCATGGTTTCGCGACGCGAGAAAGCTGCGCTCCGGCGACGACTATGTGGCCGGCGACGTGGAGAAGCAGCCGCTGCTGAACAACGCCCAGGTGGCGACCTATTGCGCCAGCGTGCGCGAGGGCGGCAAGGCCAATGGCAGGCCTCTCGGCGTGCTGGCCATCCACTTCGACTGGGAAGCTCAGGCCCGCGCCATCGTCGAGGGCGTGCGCGTCGGCGACGATCGCACCCGCGTGCTGCTGGTGGACTCCAATTTCCGCGTCATCGCAGCCTCCGACGGCGAGGGCCTGCTGACCGAGCGTATTCCGCTGCAACTGAACGGCCGCCGCAGCGGGTTCTACCACCAAAGCTCCGGCGCCCAGGTCGCATTCCATGCCACACCGGGCTACGAAACCTACAAGGGGCTGGGCTGGTACGGGGTGATTGTCAGAGGGGCGTAG
- a CDS encoding dioxygenase, translating to MTTIKRQEDVTPAVLEVMERTKNPRMREIMVSLVTHLHGFVRDVRLTEEEFRDAAAILNEIGKLTTDTHNEAVLMAGSLGVSSLVCLLNNGANGTTETSQSLLGPFWRLNSPRVDNGGSIVRSDTPGPALFMTAVVQDRGGAPVPAAEVDIWHSSPVGLYENQDPDQENFNLRGKFTTDAEGRFWFRSVKPAGYPIPTDGVVGRLLDAQDRHPFRPAHVHALIYKPGFKTVISQVYADDDAHLGSDVQFGVTEALVGRFMRHDQPHPTAADVSAPWYSLDYRFMMEPGEAKWPRPPIK from the coding sequence ATGACCACCATCAAGCGACAAGAAGACGTCACGCCGGCAGTGCTGGAAGTGATGGAACGCACGAAAAATCCGCGGATGCGCGAGATCATGGTGTCGCTGGTCACTCACCTGCACGGCTTCGTCCGCGACGTCCGCCTCACCGAAGAGGAATTTCGCGACGCCGCCGCGATCCTCAACGAGATCGGCAAGCTGACCACCGACACTCACAACGAGGCCGTGCTGATGGCCGGCTCGCTCGGGGTGTCGTCGCTGGTCTGCCTGCTCAACAACGGCGCCAACGGCACCACCGAGACGTCGCAGAGCCTGCTCGGGCCGTTCTGGCGTCTGAATTCGCCCCGGGTCGACAATGGCGGCTCGATCGTCCGCTCCGACACCCCGGGCCCGGCGCTATTCATGACCGCTGTGGTGCAGGACCGCGGCGGCGCGCCGGTGCCCGCGGCCGAGGTCGACATCTGGCACTCCTCGCCGGTCGGACTGTACGAGAACCAGGACCCCGACCAGGAGAACTTCAACCTGCGCGGAAAATTCACCACCGACGCTGAGGGCAGATTCTGGTTTCGCTCGGTCAAGCCGGCCGGCTATCCGATTCCCACCGACGGCGTGGTGGGCCGGCTGCTCGACGCACAGGACCGCCACCCGTTCCGGCCGGCCCATGTCCATGCACTGATCTACAAACCCGGCTTCAAGACGGTGATCTCGCAGGTCTATGCCGACGACGATGCCCACCTCGGCAGCGACGTGCAGTTCGGCGTCACCGAGGCGCTGGTCGGTCGCTTCATGCGCCATGATCAGCCGCACCCCACCGCCGCAGACGTATCCGCGCCGTGGTATTCGCTGGACTATCGTTTCATGATGGAGCCCGGCGAGGCGAAATGGCCGCGGCCACCGATCAAGTGA
- a CDS encoding ABC transporter substrate-binding protein, producing MKFGPLLSAVAVCSLCLAAPALAQGTAQGVKIGILNDQSGVYADYGGKYSVEAAKMAIEDFGGEVLGQKIDLVTADHQNKPDTAIAIARKWYDVDGVDMITELTTSSVALAVQELSKEKKKIDIVVGAATSRITGDACQPYGFHWAYDTHALAVGTGGALVEAGGDTWFFLTADYAFGYALEQDTGDIVKAKGGKVLGSVRHPLNSSDFSSFLLQAQSSKAKIVGLANAGLDTANSIKQAAEFGIVAGGQKLAGLLLTLAEVHGLGLQASQGLVLTEAYYWDRDDKSREFAERFFKRTQRMPNMIQAGTYSATLSYLKAVKAARSKDSDAVARKLKELPVDDAFAKGNVLANGRFVHDLYLFEVKKPSESRKPWDYYKQLATVPGNKAFPTAAESGCPLTK from the coding sequence ATGAAGTTCGGACCTTTGCTGTCGGCTGTTGCGGTATGCAGCCTGTGTCTCGCTGCGCCGGCTCTGGCGCAGGGAACTGCTCAAGGCGTCAAGATCGGAATTCTCAACGATCAGTCTGGCGTCTACGCCGATTACGGCGGCAAGTATTCCGTCGAGGCCGCAAAGATGGCGATCGAGGATTTCGGCGGCGAGGTGCTCGGCCAGAAAATCGATCTGGTCACTGCCGACCATCAGAACAAGCCCGACACGGCGATCGCGATTGCACGCAAGTGGTATGACGTCGACGGCGTCGACATGATCACCGAACTGACCACTTCGTCGGTGGCTCTGGCGGTTCAGGAATTGTCGAAGGAAAAGAAGAAGATCGACATCGTGGTCGGTGCCGCAACCTCGCGCATCACCGGCGATGCCTGCCAGCCCTATGGTTTCCACTGGGCCTATGACACCCACGCGCTCGCCGTCGGCACCGGCGGCGCGCTGGTGGAAGCCGGTGGCGACACCTGGTTCTTCCTCACCGCCGACTACGCCTTCGGCTACGCGCTCGAGCAGGACACCGGCGACATCGTCAAGGCCAAGGGCGGCAAGGTGCTGGGTTCGGTGCGTCACCCGCTCAACTCGTCGGACTTCTCGTCCTTCCTGCTGCAGGCGCAAAGCTCGAAAGCAAAAATCGTCGGCCTCGCCAATGCCGGCCTCGACACCGCCAATTCCATCAAGCAGGCGGCGGAATTCGGCATCGTCGCCGGCGGCCAGAAGCTCGCCGGCCTGCTGCTGACGCTGGCGGAAGTGCACGGTCTCGGCCTGCAGGCTTCGCAGGGACTGGTGCTGACCGAGGCTTATTACTGGGACCGCGACGACAAGTCGCGCGAATTCGCCGAGCGCTTCTTCAAGCGCACCCAGCGCATGCCGAACATGATCCAGGCCGGTACCTATTCGGCGACGCTGTCCTATCTCAAGGCGGTGAAGGCCGCTCGTTCCAAGGACTCCGATGCGGTGGCCAGGAAACTCAAGGAATTGCCGGTGGACGATGCCTTCGCCAAGGGCAACGTGCTGGCCAACGGCCGCTTCGTGCATGACCTCTATCTGTTCGAGGTGAAGAAGCCGTCGGAATCCAGGAAGCCGTGGGACTATTACAAGCAGCTCGCCACCGTGCCCGGCAACAAGGCGTTCCCCACCGCCGCGGAGAGCGGCTGCCCGCTGACGAAGTAA